Proteins from a genomic interval of Sphingobacterium sp. SYP-B4668:
- a CDS encoding phosphodiester glycosidase family protein, with protein sequence MKGIKLQRVLLTTVVGVSLTILSCSNKDEFIRVADTYSLVPTTEVAKKIVEQSDLMVHIHQDTSYTIVNGVTATEISYISKTGLAKKIFVVETDLNTPNIGIEASTPNNAAQFGMQPMRTQATFEDVEGHKVWAGINADFYNMTNGTPQGIVYKEGIAIKTTVTDQLNTFFAILKNGKAFVGDQEDYAAVKSQIQEAVGGRVTLISDGILQPQTSAVLEPRTAIGVSQDGIKVYMLVVDGRRFHYSNGMSYEELGQCLKALGAYDAINLDGGGSSTYFQRSTPDFATDRFKLRNWPSDNGGAERAVANGLLIIAK encoded by the coding sequence ATGAAAGGTATAAAATTACAACGAGTCCTATTGACCACAGTAGTAGGCGTATCCTTGACGATACTCTCTTGTAGCAATAAAGATGAGTTTATACGGGTAGCGGATACATACTCACTAGTACCCACTACGGAAGTGGCCAAAAAAATAGTGGAACAATCAGATTTGATGGTGCATATCCATCAAGATACGAGCTATACAATCGTGAATGGCGTGACAGCCACCGAAATTAGCTACATTTCAAAAACGGGATTGGCTAAGAAAATATTCGTGGTAGAGACAGATTTGAACACCCCGAACATCGGAATCGAGGCATCGACTCCCAATAATGCCGCACAATTTGGTATGCAACCTATGCGTACTCAGGCGACGTTTGAGGATGTCGAAGGACATAAGGTATGGGCCGGGATCAATGCCGATTTTTACAATATGACCAACGGCACACCGCAGGGCATTGTGTACAAAGAAGGAATAGCTATAAAAACGACCGTGACCGATCAATTAAATACCTTTTTTGCAATTCTAAAGAATGGGAAAGCTTTTGTCGGGGACCAAGAGGATTATGCAGCCGTCAAGAGCCAAATCCAAGAGGCAGTAGGAGGACGGGTAACATTGATTTCAGATGGTATCTTGCAACCACAGACATCTGCGGTATTGGAGCCACGAACAGCTATAGGTGTCTCCCAGGACGGTATCAAGGTGTATATGCTGGTAGTGGACGGTCGTCGCTTTCACTATTCGAATGGTATGAGCTACGAGGAATTAGGGCAATGTCTCAAAGCCTTAGGTGCCTACGATGCCATAAATCTCGATGGCGGAGGCTCTAGTACATATTTCCAACGTAGCACACCGGACTTTGCGACGGATAGGTTTAAACTGCGCAATTGGCCATCTGACAATGGCGGTGCTGAGCGTGCCGTGGCAAATGGATTATTGATAATAGCTAAATAA
- a CDS encoding PDDEXK nuclease domain-containing protein, producing the protein MFLGHLLIGGEYFFIDLVFYHRILKFHILVELKVDEAKHEHIGQLKTYVNYYKREIMQEENNPPVGLLLVTNQNRALVEYAIADSDQQLFVSKYLLELPSEEELIAEIEREKMYCANRESYMDRKNNENENYTHIISLTTLILLGEVFKQTEYRLGFYYSSHLTNG; encoded by the coding sequence ATTTTCCTTGGACATTTACTAATAGGTGGCGAATATTTCTTTATCGACCTTGTCTTTTATCACCGGATATTGAAATTCCACATCCTTGTAGAACTCAAAGTAGACGAAGCCAAGCACGAACATATCGGCCAATTAAAAACGTATGTAAATTACTACAAAAGGGAGATTATGCAAGAGGAGAATAATCCACCTGTCGGATTATTGCTGGTCACAAATCAGAACAGAGCTTTGGTAGAATATGCCATTGCTGATAGTGACCAACAATTGTTCGTGAGCAAATATTTGCTCGAGCTGCCTTCGGAAGAAGAGCTTATCGCTGAAATCGAACGTGAAAAAATGTATTGCGCGAACAGGGAATCGTATATGGACAGGAAGAATAATGAGAACGAAAACTATACACACATCATAAGCCTAACGACTTTGATACTTCTTGGTGAAGTATTTAAACAAACAGAATACAGGCTTGGTTTCTACTACTCCTCCCACCTTACCAATGGTTGA
- a CDS encoding transposase, translated as MYFFKVVNGPDFWSFIKSILAPCRTNLSTFFEYDEQVRKTIYTTNPIEGMHRQVRKITKTKGAFSSEQALMKLMFLIIKDISKKWTMPMHNWGLTISQLYIKFGDRLKLDRGF; from the coding sequence ATATACTTTTTTAAGGTAGTTAACGGACCTGACTTTTGGAGTTTCATAAAGTCCATCCTTGCTCCATGTAGGACGAACTTATCTACTTTTTTCGAGTATGATGAGCAGGTTCGCAAGACTATTTACACCACTAATCCTATTGAGGGAATGCACCGTCAGGTCCGTAAAATTACGAAAACTAAAGGTGCATTCAGTTCTGAGCAGGCTCTTATGAAGTTGATGTTCTTGATAATAAAGGACATCTCTAAAAAGTGGACTATGCCGATGCACAACTGGGGCTTGACGATATCTCAACTTTATATTAAATTTGGAGATAGGCTCAAGCTGGATAGAG